The genomic segment TTCTTTCTAGCACTCCTGGGTTCCTTCTAGCACTCTTGGCTTCAACCAAATTAAAGCAATATGGTCGAGATGAAGGGTTTAGAATCCAAAGACATGTGACCACACATATGTGCCTGGCCTGCAGCAAGTACTCAGGAAATAGCCCCTTTCCATCTCCTTTCCATGGGTGCCAGGGCATCCGGTCCTGGCCTCAGCTGATGGAGCCTGGGGCCTGAACCAGGGCAAGGCTGCCATTTGTGTGAGCTGAGGCCTCTCCCATCTGATCTCCGACTCTACTCTACAGGTTGACACATCTCCCTGAGCCAGGCCTTGCCAGAAGCACTGCATGCAAACTTGACTGCGCACTAGGGCACGCTAACTGGAACTGGCGTCATGGACTTCGTCATGAAGCAGGCCCTTGGAGGTGAGGCCCCGAGTCCAGCATTCCTCACTCCCCGACCTGAGTCCCAACCCAGCTGGGAGGGACCCGCAGAGCACTAGGCCCCTCCATCCCCAGCCCTGACCCCCCGACCCTactttctccctccccaacccatcCACTCTAGGGGCCACCAAGGATATGGGGAAGAtgctggggggagaggaggagaaggacccAGACGcacagaagaaggaggaggagcgaCAGGAGGCTCTGCGACAGCAGGAAGAGGAGCGTAAGGCCAAGCATGCACGCATGGAGGCTGAGCGGGAGAAGGTCCGGCAGCAGATCCGAGACAAGGTCAGCACCTCCCAACTGCCTGGAGAGTAGAAGGCATGGAGGTCAAGCCGCCCCCCTGCACTACCCCACCCTCCCCACAACTCTCCGCAAACCGCAGCTCCAACTTTAGACCTAGCTCTGAGCGCTGCTCTCCTAAGAGGGTAAAGTGAGTGTCACAGGCACAGCTCCCTGGAAGGAGTGTTATGGGACTTGAATAAGATAATGCCCATGAGACGTGCTCCCTAATGTTTGCGGCTGTGGTCCACAATCTTGTACCTGAGACATTGGAGACCGAATGTTTGCAATCCAGAATTTGGGAATTTTAGGAAAATACCGTAGTGCCTGAGGACCTGTTACCTTTGCACCTCACTCTCAGTGGATTTGCAGCTGTCACCCTCGGCCAAACAGTTCAGTATATGAGTCTAGTCTCACCACTGCAAAAAATCAAGGCTGTAAGTAGCCTCCCATGAGCTCAGATCAAGTTTTGTCATCCAAACATAAGGAAGGACATTCAGATGTCAAATCTTGGGGGATTTCAGAAGAGCAGAGAAGTTACTAGGGGCAGgtattaattttaaaggaaacccCATGCACGGACGCTTATGGAGCACCAGTTAAGGACAGGCACAACCCCATAAGGAAGGCATccttatccctattttatagatgagaggaCTGAGGTTTGGGGAGTTTCCAGGAGCGGCCCAGCTGAACCTGCATGACCTTGAGACCCACCCAGCCCTCTCCTTGCCCCATTCATGCTCAtgtctgccctcctcctccccagtatGGgctgaagaagaaggaagagaaggaggcagaggagaaggccGCCCTGGAGCAGCCCTGTGAGGGGAGCCTGACCCGGCCCAAGAAGGCTATCCCTGCAGGCTGTGgggatgaagaggaggaagaggaggagagcaTCCTGGACACGGTGCTCAAATATCTCCCGGGGCCACTGCAGGACATGTTCAAGAAGTAACCGGCCCTCCTGccctgttcccactccacttgttcctttttttttttttttttttttggttctttcttttctttttattcagttaAGTCTCAGTTCTGAAGGGGAAAACCTCAATTGacctctgccccccttccccgGCCAGGGACTCCTCCCTCTCAGCACTCTCTCACACCCCCTTCATCCTGGGGTATCCAGCCCCCACCTCACTTCAAATTGCTTGAAAAAGGGAACACAGCTTCCCCTCCCCAGAAGGGGGCATTGAACCCAGTGTCAGAGGTACTGAGGGCCCCTCCGGAAGGAAGCCTAAGGTCTATGCTAGTGTGGTAACCCCCATACATTCCTTCATGCACCCCACTGCCAGGAGGACCATTGTCCCCAGCCAGCCAAAGTAATAACACATTCCAACCCTGCCCAGCATGCCGACCTTTGGCCTCTGACCCACAGTGGGCCTCCAGGTCAGGGCAGGGGTGTTGAGTGGCCTGGCTCTGAGGAAGGGAGTCAGGATAAGCCTGCCCTGTGAGGGCCCAGCCTGAGAGGCCCTGCTGTATTCTGGCCAGGCCTAGGTCTTGGCAGAAGGCTGGggccctccttctctccttcccctgagATGGCACCCAACCTAGGATTActcctctcccaaccccaccTGAAGAGGCATAGCCCCTGCCAAGCCAGTCCCTCCAAATGGATCCTCTTTGGACTTTAACTCATCTCTGGAGAGGACCCAGGGTAGAGCAGCCCCTTGTTTCCCCCCTTCCACTTGGGTCCTGGCGCCCCACTGCCAGGCtgggtccagttttcccagccaAGGGgctacccaggcccccccagAAAATACTTGGAGCCATTGGGCAGCGGTGGCCCATGCCATGGGACCCCACCATTGGTATAGCCAAGCTGCCCCCAGTCCTATTCACCCCTCTTCCCACCCTATCCTGTCCATGTGCTTCCAGAGCCCCATGGTCCCCAGGAGGACCTTTCCTGGCCAAAGCCCCAACGCTTTGGGGAGAAGCCAGTTCCCACTTGACAGAAGGCATCTGTCCATTCATTTCATTGGCCAAGAACAAACTCTCCTCTGGGATGTGTGAAAATGACATttgttccccaccccaccccaaactgTCAAGGCCTCCTGCTCAGTCAGTTGTATAAGAACGGGGGGGCCAAGGAGCAAATGAGAGAGGAAAGTGTGTGTCCATGCACACATAAGTGTGTGTGGCAGAGACTGCATCAGCAACTGTGTGTCCTAAGATTGTACCTATAGGTGTGTTGTTACAGTGTACGTATGTCTTAAGATTGTGTGTGTCTGTTAATCACATCCCTGTGTTAGATAAGGATCGTGTGTGGGAGGCAGCCTTGTGTACGTGGGCTTGTTTGAGGGGGTGTGTATGGATGGAGACTGTGTCGTATCTGTTTTCT from the Mustela nigripes isolate SB6536 chromosome 12, MUSNIG.SB6536, whole genome shotgun sequence genome contains:
- the CPLX2 gene encoding complexin-2 translates to MDFVMKQALGGATKDMGKMLGGEEEKDPDAQKKEEERQEALRQQEEERKAKHARMEAEREKVRQQIRDKYGLKKKEEKEAEEKAALEQPCEGSLTRPKKAIPAGCGDEEEEEEESILDTVLKYLPGPLQDMFKK